The Treponema succinifaciens DSM 2489 region CAAATTCCGCCCGAAAACAAGCATAATTACAAATGCAAGAAACGCATAGGCAAGCCCAAGGAACGAGCAGCTGAATATACCGGGATTAAGACGAGAAAACTTGTGCGCACCGGTGTTCTGCCCGCCATAAGTCGCCATAGTTGTTCCCATGGCATCGAACGGACAGCAGAAGAACATCGTAATCTTGCTTGCCGCAGCTACAGAAGCAACCGCCACAGAGCCAAGGCTGTTTACGGCAGTCTGAAGAACAACGCTTCCAATCGCGGTAATAGAATACTGCAATCCCATAGGAAGCCCCATGGAAAGCAGAACTTGCACATGATGGCTGTTTATCTTCCAGTCTTCCTTGGAAAGATGAAGAATCGGATAGTTTTTTAGAATATAAAACAGGCAGGCAACACTTGAGACCGCCTGGGAAATAACAGTCGCAAGGGCAGCTCCTTCCACTCCGGAATTCAGCGCGAGGATAAAAAACAAGTCCAGGGCAATATTCAGTACGGAAGAAACAACAAGAAAAATAAGAGGAGTCTTGCTGTCTCCAAGGGAGCGGATTACAGCGGCAAGCAGATTGTAAGCAAGTGAAGCAGGAATTCCGGCAAGAATTATAACAAGATAGCCGTAAGAGCCGTTAAAGATGTCTGATGGGGTTTTCATAAGGACAAGAAGAGGCTTGCAGAAAACAACCGTAACAGTCGTAACAAGAACAGCAATTACAGCGGTCAGCTTAACTCCGCCAGCGATAAACTTGCGCATGGAATCATAGTCCTTTGCCCCGAATTTCTGCGAAACCGGAATAGCAAAGCCGTTGCAGATTCCCATGCAGCCTCCGATAATCAGAAAGCAGACCGCTCCCGTAGAGCCAACCGAAGCCAGCGCGGAAACTCCAAGGAATTTGCCCACAATCACCGTGTCCGCAAGATTGTAGAACTGCTGGAACAAATATCCAAAGAAAACTGGAACCGAAA contains the following coding sequences:
- a CDS encoding MATE family efflux transporter, coding for MTKDLTTGSPMRLILGFSVPVFFGYLFQQFYNLADTVIVGKFLGVSALASVGSTGAVCFLIIGGCMGICNGFAIPVSQKFGAKDYDSMRKFIAGGVKLTAVIAVLVTTVTVVFCKPLLVLMKTPSDIFNGSYGYLVIILAGIPASLAYNLLAAVIRSLGDSKTPLIFLVVSSVLNIALDLFFILALNSGVEGAALATVISQAVSSVACLFYILKNYPILHLSKEDWKINSHHVQVLLSMGLPMGLQYSITAIGSVVLQTAVNSLGSVAVASVAAASKITMFFCCPFDAMGTTMATYGGQNTGAHKFSRLNPGIFSCSFLGLAYAFLAFVIMLVFGRNLGLLFIDSGNEEILGNIYKFLVVNSSFYFPLALVNIVRFMIQGMGFSQLAVFAGLFELVGRGVFGLVFVPVFGYTAACFASPAAWILADSFLIPAYFICKKRLES